In Sphingopyxis sp. 113P3, one DNA window encodes the following:
- a CDS encoding response regulator, whose protein sequence is MSTHHRILIVDDHPITQSGLRLLFAGQERFLVVGTLDRGATVNAFVQSQPVDLVILDLNMPDVRGINVLAEIIGSRDMTVIILTGETHYGEVDYALKLGARAVVSKADPPREILAACDAALAGDIYISPHMREALGKYRQPPVTLSSRQMAILHYLAQGESNKEIAYRLSIAQPTVSFHIAELRRKLDVTHNRKIVDRAHELNLL, encoded by the coding sequence ATGAGCACCCATCACAGGATCCTGATCGTCGACGATCACCCGATCACCCAGAGCGGTTTGCGGCTGCTGTTCGCGGGCCAGGAGCGCTTTTTGGTTGTCGGCACGCTTGACCGCGGCGCCACGGTGAATGCCTTCGTCCAGTCGCAGCCTGTTGACCTCGTGATCCTCGACCTCAACATGCCCGACGTGCGCGGCATCAACGTCCTTGCAGAAATTATCGGTTCACGCGACATGACCGTGATCATCCTGACGGGCGAGACCCACTATGGCGAGGTCGATTATGCGTTGAAGCTCGGCGCGCGCGCGGTGGTGAGCAAGGCTGACCCTCCCCGGGAAATTCTTGCCGCGTGCGATGCAGCGCTCGCAGGTGACATCTATATCTCTCCCCATATGCGCGAGGCGCTGGGGAAATATCGACAGCCACCGGTGACTTTATCGTCGCGGCAGATGGCAATCCTCCACTATCTTGCGCAGGGCGAAAGCAACAAGGAAATCGCATACCGACTTTCGATCGCGCAGCCGACAGTCTCGTTTCACATCGCCGAACTTCGGCGCAAGCTCGACGTGACTCACAACCGCAAGATCGTCGATCGCGCGCACGAATTAAATCTCCTTTGA
- a CDS encoding sensor histidine kinase, with the protein MGGSSRILLFVLAMLAALPFAQGAPALADRPGANQASPSGNKDCHDRPGCSRPGGGALQLPVLELRPGHDAPSLAPFVRYAKHSAPIDRAVANAMLAAPLARVTGPTIHFGPPGRHTAVLLKVRNTGGGQGSWILTTGRGSLAYFRLFEMSEGELTLLVDGTDARTASDNLQTYQAFSTEVVLEPGQEKLILIDFLSANSTYMPLRIATYGTFFKERRANIAMVSGLVVGTAVLILLNFLFFAITGHREFIWLAVAEAFFALNTIHSEGYVTIFFLADKPLTGVAIEDVIKCGFAASMAQFCRSFVNTAMHFPKRDIALKGLIVAALAIMLLQAGLSIYPNGLRATLHGATWIVTVAVALFLPVVGFAAMREFGRQLWPLFAGWASLALFILYAAVASMGLFTWLPINWHLAGPVGLFEAIMVTLALGLNLKKIQADKLAADTNYARSLAERVRISERAARLAEEKAFALATVNSQNAMLHASGHDSKQVILALNSAVEALKRGDDSGKHRELTELLQSSAAYLSGIVSTTISGASIVGSDTDFITLSSFRAEALTEPLVMMFKTSFAQKKLTLDVEIAGEIMILSDRPLLMRALANLLGNSYHYTDKGGARLHVAAQEAQVVVTITDSGKGMPADVMTRLNDESVTRLRADETNDGSGSGFQSAKRLIEALSGSIRILTSTPAGTEIRIVLPHAFLGVSPCAVADIADLLPDLHLLDFDQRDTFEAALSTIPAPKEQIIACTYDDTSVTRGRLADMVGMVLIKPLCREMAAHPRLRGCSKEI; encoded by the coding sequence ATGGGGGGATCAAGCCGAATTCTGCTGTTCGTGCTCGCCATGCTGGCGGCGCTGCCGTTCGCGCAGGGTGCGCCTGCGCTCGCGGACCGGCCAGGCGCAAACCAGGCTTCCCCATCGGGCAACAAAGACTGCCACGATCGACCCGGTTGTTCCCGCCCGGGGGGCGGGGCTTTGCAGCTTCCGGTGCTCGAACTTCGGCCTGGCCACGACGCGCCATCGCTCGCGCCTTTCGTCCGCTACGCAAAGCATAGCGCGCCGATCGACCGGGCGGTTGCGAACGCAATGCTCGCGGCCCCGCTCGCGCGCGTCACTGGACCAACCATCCATTTCGGGCCGCCCGGACGCCACACGGCGGTGCTATTGAAGGTTCGCAATACGGGCGGCGGCCAAGGAAGCTGGATCCTGACCACCGGACGCGGGTCCCTTGCTTATTTTCGCCTCTTTGAAATGTCGGAAGGAGAGCTGACCCTGCTTGTCGACGGGACGGATGCGCGCACGGCGAGCGACAATTTGCAGACCTATCAGGCCTTCAGCACCGAAGTGGTGCTCGAACCAGGCCAGGAAAAACTGATCCTGATCGACTTTCTCTCTGCAAACTCGACGTACATGCCGCTGAGAATCGCGACCTACGGCACCTTCTTTAAGGAGCGGCGCGCCAATATTGCCATGGTATCGGGCCTGGTCGTCGGCACCGCTGTTCTGATCCTGCTGAACTTTCTCTTCTTCGCGATCACCGGCCACCGCGAATTCATCTGGCTGGCGGTTGCCGAGGCTTTCTTTGCGCTCAACACCATCCATTCAGAAGGCTACGTCACCATATTCTTCCTCGCCGACAAACCGCTGACCGGCGTGGCAATCGAGGATGTAATCAAATGCGGCTTCGCCGCTTCGATGGCGCAATTTTGTCGCAGCTTCGTGAACACGGCCATGCATTTTCCCAAGCGCGACATAGCGCTGAAGGGCCTGATCGTCGCGGCCCTCGCGATCATGCTGCTGCAGGCGGGGCTCTCCATTTATCCCAATGGGCTCCGGGCCACGCTGCATGGCGCGACCTGGATCGTCACGGTCGCGGTCGCTTTGTTTCTGCCCGTGGTCGGATTTGCCGCAATGCGGGAGTTCGGGCGCCAGCTCTGGCCCTTGTTCGCGGGCTGGGCCAGCCTCGCGCTGTTCATCCTCTATGCTGCGGTTGCATCGATGGGTCTATTTACCTGGCTGCCGATCAACTGGCACTTGGCAGGGCCCGTCGGCCTTTTCGAGGCGATCATGGTGACCCTCGCGCTGGGGCTCAATCTCAAGAAAATTCAGGCCGACAAGCTCGCTGCCGATACCAACTATGCGCGTTCCCTTGCCGAACGCGTCCGGATCAGCGAGCGTGCAGCCCGGCTCGCCGAGGAAAAGGCGTTCGCACTTGCAACGGTCAACAGCCAGAACGCGATGCTCCACGCCTCGGGTCACGACAGCAAACAGGTGATCCTGGCGCTCAACAGCGCGGTCGAGGCGCTGAAGCGCGGCGACGACTCCGGCAAGCACCGCGAACTCACAGAACTGCTGCAAAGCTCGGCCGCCTATTTGAGCGGGATCGTCTCCACCACCATATCGGGTGCCAGCATTGTCGGTAGCGATACGGACTTCATCACCCTCAGCAGCTTTCGGGCAGAGGCCCTCACCGAACCGCTGGTGATGATGTTCAAAACCAGCTTTGCGCAGAAAAAACTGACGCTCGACGTAGAAATCGCGGGCGAAATCATGATCCTGTCGGACAGGCCGCTCCTGATGCGCGCGCTCGCGAACCTCCTCGGCAACAGCTATCATTATACCGATAAAGGCGGCGCGCGGCTCCATGTCGCGGCGCAGGAGGCGCAGGTTGTCGTCACCATTACCGACAGCGGCAAGGGCATGCCTGCTGACGTCATGACCCGGCTCAATGACGAGTCAGTCACCCGGCTGCGCGCCGACGAGACCAATGACGGCAGCGGATCCGGTTTCCAGTCAGCGAAGCGATTGATCGAAGCGCTGTCGGGGTCGATACGCATCCTGACCTCGACACCGGCGGGCACCGAGATCCGGATTGTCCTGCCCCATGCGTTCCTCGGCGTCTCGCCCTGTGCGGTGGCCGATATCGCCGATTTGCTCCCTGACCTTCATCTGCTCGACTTTGATCAGCGCGACACATTCGAGGCGGCGCTCTCCACCATCCCCGCGCCAAAGGAGCAGATCATTGCCTGCACCTATGACGACACGAGCGTCACGCGCGGTCGCCTTGCCGACATGGTGGGAATGGTGCTCATCAAGCCGCTGTGCCGCGAAATGGCGGCGCATCCCCGGCTGAGAGGATGCTCAAAGGAGATTTAA
- a CDS encoding Rossmann-like and DUF2520 domain-containing protein — MTMNGYRQIGIVGAGRVAQALALGLGAHSAAPVMLWGRSPDRLETVVKQAGWAATAERLETLVGACDLIGIAVSDDALASVAAAMTAAMPRGRAPFVFHVSGRSGAALLDPLRAVGALTAAIHPVMTFTGDPDTEVQRMSGARFAITGADAEATAAARDVVSCLGGVGVDIAEAHRPLYHAALCHAANHLVTLLEGSFDALRGAGVDDPAGLLAPLVRAALENSLEHGFSALSGPLLRGDEETIAGHLGALARHRPEILPPYRAMALATLDALERSGARVPPALRARLDQPRR; from the coding sequence ATGACGATGAATGGCTATCGGCAAATCGGGATCGTCGGCGCGGGCCGGGTGGCGCAGGCGCTTGCACTCGGCCTTGGCGCTCACTCGGCGGCGCCCGTTATGCTATGGGGCCGCTCGCCGGACCGGCTGGAGACTGTTGTCAAACAGGCCGGCTGGGCGGCGACGGCAGAGCGGCTCGAAACGCTGGTCGGCGCCTGCGACCTGATCGGCATTGCGGTGTCCGACGATGCGCTCGCTTCAGTCGCGGCGGCCATGACAGCCGCGATGCCGAGAGGGCGCGCGCCCTTCGTCTTCCATGTCAGCGGACGCAGCGGGGCAGCGCTGCTCGATCCTCTGCGCGCCGTCGGCGCGCTGACCGCGGCGATCCATCCCGTAATGACCTTCACCGGCGACCCAGACACCGAGGTGCAGCGCATGTCGGGCGCTCGGTTCGCGATTACAGGGGCGGACGCCGAGGCGACGGCGGCCGCCCGCGATGTCGTGTCCTGTCTTGGCGGCGTCGGCGTCGATATCGCCGAAGCGCATCGTCCGCTCTATCACGCCGCGCTTTGCCACGCCGCAAACCATCTTGTCACTTTACTCGAGGGCTCGTTCGACGCGCTCCGCGGCGCGGGTGTGGACGACCCTGCGGGCCTGCTCGCGCCGCTCGTTCGAGCGGCGCTCGAAAACAGCCTCGAGCACGGCTTCTCGGCGCTTTCCGGTCCGCTGCTGCGCGGTGACGAGGAGACGATTGCGGGACATCTCGGGGCACTCGCCCGGCATAGGCCGGAGATATTGCCTCCCTATCGCGCCATGGCACTCGCCACGCTCGACGCATTGGAACGCTCCGGAGCCCGCGTTCCGCCCGCGCTCCGCGCCCGTCTGGATCAGCCCCGCCGCTGA
- a CDS encoding nuclear transport factor 2 family protein has product MNEVADVMERSDIVAHNLHVAGEHIENEARDPASVMALYTDDIVLEVPGRALRFAGRAAIEENYRRMFGSMTDIEIEPLERFATEDRVVDDMIARFRLIGDGMVNAPLPVGSRVELRLVHVFHMKDGLISREIVHEHWREAA; this is encoded by the coding sequence ATGAACGAAGTGGCAGATGTGATGGAGCGGAGTGACATCGTGGCGCATAATCTGCACGTGGCCGGCGAGCATATCGAGAATGAGGCGCGCGACCCCGCTTCGGTCATGGCGCTCTACACGGACGATATCGTCCTTGAAGTACCGGGCCGCGCCCTTCGTTTCGCGGGCCGGGCAGCCATCGAGGAAAATTACCGCCGCATGTTCGGCTCGATGACGGACATCGAAATAGAGCCGCTCGAGCGCTTTGCGACCGAGGATCGCGTGGTCGACGACATGATCGCGCGTTTTCGCCTAATCGGCGATGGGATGGTCAATGCCCCTCTTCCCGTTGGATCGCGCGTAGAGCTGCGCCTCGTGCATGTCTTCCATATGAAAGACGGCCTGATCTCGCGCGAGATCGTGCATGAGCACTGGCGCGAGGCCGCGTGA
- a CDS encoding MarR family winged helix-turn-helix transcriptional regulator — MDEKSPADERLAQLFRRAYDRMRTRIYAEARELGFADLRPAHSSLFRNIDPDGSRVIDLAERAGMTKQSMAYLTESLKKLGYVAVGPDPLDGRAKRVTLTSRGKKAVATLARLSRQAEADLADVLGAAEVSRLFDIMRRLLAVID, encoded by the coding sequence ATGGATGAGAAATCGCCTGCTGACGAACGTCTCGCTCAGCTTTTCCGCCGCGCCTATGATCGGATGCGAACCCGGATCTACGCCGAGGCGCGCGAACTGGGCTTTGCCGATCTCCGTCCTGCCCATTCGAGCTTGTTCCGCAACATCGATCCAGATGGATCGCGCGTGATTGACCTTGCCGAACGGGCAGGAATGACGAAGCAGAGCATGGCCTATCTGACCGAGAGCCTGAAGAAGCTAGGCTATGTGGCCGTCGGCCCCGACCCGTTGGATGGCCGCGCAAAACGGGTCACTCTCACCAGCCGGGGCAAGAAGGCCGTCGCGACGCTCGCGCGTCTCAGCCGGCAGGCCGAGGCGGATCTCGCCGATGTCCTGGGAGCGGCGGAGGTTTCCCGCCTCTTTGATATCATGCGCCGGCTGCTCGCGGTCATCGACTGA